The Balearica regulorum gibbericeps isolate bBalReg1 chromosome 26, bBalReg1.pri, whole genome shotgun sequence genome contains the following window.
CCCTGAGAGCTCAGAGACATGGAGATGTGATTCTCATCCACCCGCCAaatcctgctcctcctcctcctcctcctcctcctctctgcccgGCCCAGatctgctgctgggggggggagcagcagagtCAGGAGCACGGGCAGAGGTTTTCCCCACTTGAGCCCCAGGATGCTGTAACGCCATCGCAGCCCAAACGCCACGGACTCAGCCCCCCTGACACTCTTTTCCCCACTCCTGCAGTGCAAACACCTTCTCCACTGGCAGTAGCAGGGCAGacagctcctgcccctgcccctgcctcgGACGGGCTGTGCAGGAGGATGTTAGCCCCAGCTCAGAGCCCTTTGCCACTTCCCAGCTCCCCCAGTAACGCTGTTTTCCTTGGGGGTCCCCAGTCCCCAAGAGCCTCCCTGTGCAGAGGAAGGTGGAGCCCCACAGCCTGGACCCTGCGGAGGAGCCGCTCCTCTGGGAAGGGCTCACCCTCAACAAGTGCATCCTGGTGGCCTCCGTCGTCGCCCTGCTCAGCGTCACCTTCCAGGTGCTCCAAGGTGAGCCGGGAGCTGGATCAGAGAGGGACGGGGTGGCCAGACCctgctgccacctcctgcctcctctctcctcctgtctTCCAGCGCCGTGCTCCAGGGAGGGAGTCAGCCCCGGCCGGCAGGATGCTCCACCACCTCCCTTTCACGGTGGGTTCGGATGCTCCGGGCTGTCCTGATCCCCTGGATCCAGCCTGAGACGGGGCCCTGAGGGTAGGGTGGCCCTGGGACCCCGTGTCTGGGACATGACACCCGGACAGCCTCAGCCCCTGCTGACGGTGGCCTGTCCCTCTCCCGTCCCAGAGGTGGTCAgcgccgaggaggaggaggtccAAGAAATGGTGActgcccagcctgcccagccCGAGAGCAGCCTGTTAGAGGACAATGATGGCGATGACGATGGTGACGATGATGATGACAGCAATGCTGACAGCAACTTGGTACGGGTCTGGGGTGGAGGGAGAAACAGCATCCTCAGGGCACCTCCCATGGGGGGGGAGCATCTCGTCCCCGGGGGGAGGGATAGAGACGGGTCCCGGTCTCTTGGGCTCATCACCAGCCCCTGGTCCCCTCCGTCCCCCTCCAGGCAGAGCCCTGGATCTTCAAGAAGTGGTTTGGCCGCTCAGCACCAGAGGACGGGGATGAAGAGCCCACAGATATTCCTGAGGTGCCGCCAGCTGCAGCCGAGGTGAAGAAGAGCCGGgagaagaagctggagaagaaggaggagaaggccCGGGAGGGCCGTGCTGCCCAGGTGGAGCGGAGCAGCCGGAGGGAGGCGCGAGCCAAGGACAGGGCGCCGGGGGACAAGCCTGGCAGAGCCCCCAGGGCCCCCCGGGAACcggagcagcagccccagaggaagcggggccgggaggggaAAGAGAACCGGCGGGAGCGGGACGAGCCCAGGAAAGAGGGGTGGAAGGGCCGTCCCAGCAGGGCTGACAGCGGCGAGGAGAGCCCGAAGCGGGACTGGCggcagcagaagggcaggaagCCCTGGGAGCCGGCAGCCGCGCCGGGGAAGGACGGCACGGCCAGGCCCAGGGAGGGCAAGA
Protein-coding sequences here:
- the JSRP1 gene encoding junctional sarcoplasmic reticulum protein 1, with amino-acid sequence MPEPAPLGVDKKTVEKKRVEKVGAKGSTAGPPVPKSLPVQRKVEPHSLDPAEEPLLWEGLTLNKCILVASVVALLSVTFQVLQAPCSREGVSPGRQDAPPPPFHEVVSAEEEEVQEMVTAQPAQPESSLLEDNDGDDDGDDDDDSNADSNLAEPWIFKKWFGRSAPEDGDEEPTDIPEVPPAAAEVKKSREKKLEKKEEKAREGRAAQVERSSRREARAKDRAPGDKPGRAPRAPREPEQQPQRKRGREGKENRRERDEPRKEGWKGRPSRADSGEESPKRDWRQQKGRKPWEPAAAPGKDGTARPREGKRRD